A region from the Alosa alosa isolate M-15738 ecotype Scorff River chromosome 7, AALO_Geno_1.1, whole genome shotgun sequence genome encodes:
- the si:ch211-133l11.10 gene encoding rho-related GTP-binding protein RhoU, with amino-acid sequence MKMPSLHSKEDDGASLIAPPVPQRRASRLEMQMQKHKSLFLPERKVTCVLVGDGAVGKTSLVVSYTTNGFPSEYIPTTLDNFAALVVVDGKPVRLQLCDVSGERWLTPTGKHNEEFAQLRSLCYKNADIFLLCYSVVLPSSFHSVTSRWASEIHRLCPDAPIILVGTQSDLREDVHVLIQLAQNQEQPITTEEARVCAQHINAVTFTECSALTQKNLKEVFDTAILASMQDNEILQQNHCLTKTPKKIRKLSESWWKKFSCIGGTNMPQ; translated from the exons ATGAAAATGCCGTCGCTCCACAGCAAAGAAGACGATGGGGCATCATTAATTGCGCCTCCGGTACCTCAGCGGCGAGCTTCCCGCCTAGAAATGCAAATGCAAAAGCACAAGTCTTTATTTCTACCTGAGAGGAAGGTGACTTGTGTGTTAGTGGGCGATGGTGCTGTGGGCAAGACAAGCCTTGTCGTGAGTTATACCACAAATGGTTTTCCATCAGAGTACATCCCTACAACTTTGGACAATTTTGCAG CATTGGTAGTAGTGGATGGGAAGCCTGTGAGACTGCAGCTCTGTGATGTTTCTGGAGAG AGATGGCTTACACCCACTGGAAAGCACAAT GAGGAGTTTGCCCAGCTGCGCTCTCTCTGCTACAAGAATGCTGACATTTTCCTGCTGTGCTACAGTGTTGTCCTGCCGTCCTCCTTCCATAGCGTGACTTCCAGGTGGGCATCTGAGATCCATCGGCTCTGCCCAGACGCGCCCATCATTCTTGTGGGCACACAATCAGATCTCCGTGAGGACGTTCACGTCCTGATCCAGCTAGCACAGAACCAAGAGCAGCCCATAACAACAGAGGAGGCCCGGGTCTGCGCACAGCACATAAACGCTGTGACTTTCACTGAATGCTCAGCACTGACCCAAAAGAACTTGAAAGAGGTGTTTGACACAGCGATTTTGGCAAGCATGCAGGACAACGAAATACTTCAACAGAACCACTGCCTAACCAAAACACCCAAGAAGATCCGGAAACTCTCTGAGTCATGGTGGAAGAAGTTCAGCTGCATAGGTGGAACAAACATGCCACAGTAG